A single region of the Garra rufa chromosome 20, GarRuf1.0, whole genome shotgun sequence genome encodes:
- the rbm12 gene encoding RNA-binding protein 12, which produces MAVVIRLQGLPIVAGTMDIRHFFSGLTIPDGGVHIVGGEHGEAFIVFATDEDARLGMMRTGGSIKGSKVSLLLSSKTEMQNMIELSRRRFETGSAEVATGNGSRPGPPVSTGGRGNLQTTAQGFSNTTSTTATTAVSTHEPVSNKTVPTFSTTTMGNMPPNFNNFSSPSLSLGSTMTTAMSSLNSVPPPIPPLPTMPTLPPMPPMPVPPPVSALPPVPAVNPLSSVPPVPPIAHMPHLPGLPPFNPGVPPPVSPVTGGLGSGPLSLGNPNTMFLNPLNPLNPLNLQPHMKSSVTNPDEFFVHLHGLPFSVTEGEVRDYFQGLGIESIRLLRDNLGRNNGRALVKFFSPQESFEALKRNAGVIGQRYVEVSPATERQWRESAGHSKAGGDSEHNRHRRRSTNSPAPSGRDRARSRSPHKLEFCVYLKGLPYEAENKQIFEFFKNLDIVEDSIYIAYGPNGRATGEGFVEFRNETDYKAALGCHMQYMGSRFIQVHPITKKNMYEKIDAIRKRMQGSQGDQKNSSGEGGKSAKNCAHITNIPYNVTKKDVRLFLDGIQLFEESLKVLVDANGNGLGQAIVQFKSDEDALKAERLHRQKLNGRDAFVHLVTFEQMKEVERNPPPQAKRGQKSQGNSHGHAHAHAHPHAHAHVHAQVHAHAHAHTQPQAQVPQVPHAFPGMTGDEFSFLRNAVGTLGNGPPFVNPFVAPGNGLAGPPPLPPLGAALGDVSLGIPPPMVGGPLPGTVLEHPGFRPDGSNAPSGFVGALDPLRGIPPFDNGSSRKVVNQNRGGSQAQRPASENLRGPSSGGPGNSRPTIVKIQNMPFTVTVDEIIDFFYGYQVLPGSVCLQFNEKGLPTGEAMVAFDSHDEAMAAVMDLNDRPIGARKVKITLG; this is translated from the coding sequence ATGGCTGTGGTCATCCGTTTGCAGGGTCTCCCCATTGTCGCTGGGACTATGGACATACGCCATTTCTTCTCTGGATTGACCATCCCGGATGGTGGTGTGCATATTGTAGGGGGTGAACACGGTGAGGCTTTTATCGTGTTCGCCACAGATGAAGATGCAAGGCTGGGGATGATGCGCACAGGGGGGTCGATCAAAGGGTCCAAGGTTTCTCTGTTGCTGAGTAGCAAAACCGAAATGCAAAATATGATCGAGCTCAGTCGTAGGCGCTTTGAAACTGGCAGTGCAGAGGTTGCCACAGGAAACGGCAGTAGGCCGGGTCCACCAGTTAGTACTGGTGGAAGAGGCAACTTGCAAACCACAGCACAAGGTTTTAGTAACACAACTTCAACTACAGCCACCACAGCAGTGTCTACACACGAGCCTGTAAGCAACAAGACTGTCCCTACCTTTTCGACCACTACAATGGGCAACATGCCCCCAAACTTTAATAATTTCAGCAGCCCGAGTCTTAGCTTGGGATCCACCATGACCACGGCAATGTCGTCATTGAACTCTGTACCTCCCCCAATACCTCCCTTGCCCACCATGCCAACTTTACCACCGATGCCCCCCATGCCAGTACCGCCACCAGTATCCGCATTGCCACCGGTACCAGCTGTTAATCCGCTATCGTCAGTGCCTCCAGTCCCTCCCATTGCACATATGCCGCACCTACCTGGGCTTCCACCGTTCAACCCCGGCGTCCCACCCCCAGTCAGCCCTGTCACCGGTGGTTTAGGCTCCGGTCCGCTGTCTCTCGGAAATCCAAATACAATGTTCCTGAATCCCTTAAACCCCCTGAACCCCCTGAACCTTCAACCTCATATGAAATCATCAGTGACAAACCCAGATGAGTTTTTTGTTCATCTACACGGCCTTCCGTTTTCAGTCACTGAAGGTGAAGTTAGAGATTATTTCCAGGGACTTGGGATTGAGTCCATTCGTTTGCTCAGAGACAACCTGGGTAGAAACAATGGCAGGGCATTGGTTAAGTTTTTCTCACCTCAAGAATCTTTCGAGGCCCTGAAAAGAAACGCAGGAGTGATAGGCCAAAGATATGTTGAGGTTTCTCCAGCAACAGAGCGACAGTGGAGAGAAAGCGCGGGACACTCTAAAGCAGGTGGTGACTCTGAGCACAACCGTCATCGTCGCAGAAGCACCAATTCGCCAGCACCCTCTGGCCGAGACCGAGCCAGGTCCCGTTCTCCCCACAAACTAGAATTCTGTGTATATCTGAAAGGACTCCCATATGAAGCCGAAAACAAGCAGATCTTTGAGTTTTTCAAAAATCTTGACATTGTTGAAGATAGCATTTACATTGCATATGGACCCAATGGCAGGGCAACCGGTGAGGGATTTGTGGAGTTTAGGAATGAAACAGACTACAAAGCTGCTCTCGGATGCCATATGCAGTACATGGGTAGTCGCTTCATACAGGTGCATCCGATCACAAAGAAAAACATGTATGAAAAGATAGACGCTATTCGCAAGCGCATGCAGGGTTCCCAAGGCGATCAGAAGAATAGCTCTGGTGAAGGAGGAAAGAGTGCCAAGAATTGTGCTCATATAACCAATATTCCCTATAACGTGACAAAGAAAGATGTCCGTCTTTTTCTTGATGGCATTCAGTTGTTTGAGGAAAGCCTTAAGGTGTTAGTTGACGCCAACGGTAACGGTCTTGGCCAGGCTATTGTGCAGTTTAAGTCTGATGAGGACGCACTTAAAGCAGAAAGACTACATAGGCAAAAATTGAATGGCAGGGATGCTTTCGTTCATTTGGTAACATTCGAGCAGATGAAGGAAGTTGAGAGAAATCCTCCTCCCCAGGCAAAAAGAGGTCAGAAATCCCAAGGAAATTCTCATGGCCATGCCCACGCTCATGCTCATCCTCATGCTCATGCCCATGTTCATGCCCAGGTCCATGcacatgcacacgcacacactcagCCCCAGGCCCAAGTTCCCCAAGTACCTCACGCTTTTCCAGGTATGACAGGCGATGAGTTTAGTTTTCTGAGAAATGCTGTTGGGACTCTTGGCAACGGTCCACCGTTTGTCAACCCATTCGTTGCCCCAGGTAATGGACTAGCAGGTCCACCACCTTTGCCGCCACTGGGTGCTGCTTTGGGCGACGTCTCACTTGGCATTCCCCCGCCAATGGTTGGAGGACCTCTGCCCGGTACTGTTCTAGAGCATCCTGGTTTTAGACCCGACGGCAGCAACGCACCTTCTGGCTTTGTTGGCGCGCTAGATCCCTTACGGGGCATTCCACCATTTGATAACGGATCTTCTCGTAAAGTAGTCAACCAAAATCGTGGAGGTAGCCAAGCTCAGCGGCCAGCTTCTGAGAATTTAAGAGGACCATCCAGCGGTGGTCCAGGTAATTCGCGGCCCACCATTGTCAAAATTCAAAACATGCCCTTTACGGTGACCGTTGATGAGATTATTGATTTCTTCTACGGCTATCAAGTGTTGCCTGGTTCTGTATGCTTGCAATTCAATGAGAAAGGTTTGCCCACTGGGGAAGCGATGGTTGCTTTTGACTCCCACGATGAAGCAATGGCTGCTGTTATGGACCTGAATGATAGGCCCATTGGGGCAAGAAAAGTTAAGATCACTTTGGGATGA